A genome region from Erigeron canadensis isolate Cc75 chromosome 3, C_canadensis_v1, whole genome shotgun sequence includes the following:
- the LOC122591291 gene encoding protein SEEDLING PLASTID DEVELOPMENT 1, with translation MLSISQHPLITLSKLKTQDFKFLLSKPRLHNHQKYPNKITYNTYGYRDRYRYNSCFCSKLDMVSFSSSEEEFDMELGRLLRLLPEEMRRKVTEHEELHQLIEVVMDLGRKPLARFPSGDFVLSDHLITVDDLEHATSLVGDFAIDNRAGISRTLHRISAIRNRKGAVIGLTCRVGRAVSGSAKLLQDLVKDGSSLLLIGPPGVGKTTIIRDIARMLANEYNKRVMIVDTSNEIGGDGDIPHAGIGNARRMQVPDSDMQHKVLIEAVENHMPQVIVIDEIGTKLEAAAASTIAQRGIQLVATAHGITIENLVQNPSLEMLVGGIQSVTLGDEEANRRGVQKSVLERKGPSTFDCAVEIISRLELRVHSSLEATVDAILSGRSPRYQICKLNEGVIDDPLQSDSIAYDSFVKKSVDTIEGTTWNNEKLTPDRKISKESQSEIENSYDKPPLCLFLYGVSETSARHVFNHLKMDSAVEYTENISEADAILALLSKIKKNSRIQAAAHSNDIPIYVTKTSSMTQLTKAIEALLTDYDNDFEDIEDEYSQINESEKADALEEARIAIEQVVIPKGEPVELLPRPSNVMLLQKELIRKYKLQAQKVGSEADVRLRILPFQGLTEEKDHDDDVDDDEFSELSETNGSPYPVNRLPLLPN, from the exons ATGTTATCAATATCCCAACACCCATTAATCACCCTTTCTAAATTAAAAACCCAAGATTTCAAATTCTTATTATCAAAACCCCGTCTTcataatcatcaaaaatatCCCAACAAGATTACGTACAACACTTATGGCTATAGAGACAGATACAGATATAATTCTTGTTTTTGTTCAAAGCTGGATATGGTTTCTTTTAGTTCAAGTGAAGAAGAATTCGATATGGAATTGGGCCGATTATTGCGATTATTACCGGAGGAAATGCGGCGAAAGGTTACCGAACATGAAGAGCTTCATCAATTGATTGAAGTTGTTATGGATTTGGGTCGAAAACCATTGGCTCGGTTTCCGTCTGGTGATTTCGTGTTATCGGATCATTTGATCACTGTGGATGATCTTGAACATGCTACTTCTTTG gTAGGTGATTTTGCTATTGATAATCGAGCTGGGATTAGTAGAACTTTGCATCGAATTAGTGCTATTAGAAACCGCAAAGGTGCTGTTATTGGGCTAACATGTCGTGTTGGCCGAGCTGTCTCTGGAAGTGCTAAGTTATTGCAGGATTTGGTTAAAGATGGATCTTCATTATTGCTAATTGGACCTCCAGGAGTTGGGAAAACTACCATTATCAG GGACATAGCTCGAATGCTTGCAAATGAATATAACAAACGTGTCATGATTGTTGACACCTCAAATGAAATTGGCGGAGATGGTGATATACCTCATGCAGGTATAGGTAATGCTCGTCGGATGCAAGTTCCTGATTCTGACATGCAACATAAG GTATTGATAGAAGCAGTTGAAAATCATATGCCTCAAGTCATTGTAATAGATGAAATTGGCACAAAACTTGAAGCAGCAGCTGCAAGCACTATTGCACAACGTGGGATTCAGTTAGTTGCCACTGCTCATGGTATTACAATAGAGAATTTGGTGCAGAATCCTTCATTGGAGATGCTTGTTGGAGGAATACAG AGTGTGACACTTGGAGATGAAGAAGCAAATCGAAGAGGTGTACAGAAATCAGTGCTGGAGAGAAAAGGTCCTTCTACCTTTGATTGTGCTGTGGAGATCATTTCTAGGCTCGAGTTGAGAGTTCATAGTAGTCTTGAAGCAACAGTTGATGCCATTCTTTCTG GTCGTTCCCCAAGATATCAAATTTGCAAGTTAAATGAGGGAGTGATAGATGATCCCTTACAAAGTGATTCAATTGCATATGATTCATTTGTCAAGAAGAGTGTGGATACGATCGAAGGCACAACATGGAACAATGAAAAGCTTACACCTGACAGAAAAATCTCAAAGGAATCTCAAAGTGAGATAGAGAATTCTTATGATAAACCACCGCTGTGTTTATTTCTCTATGGG GTTTCAGAGACAAGTGCAAGACATGTATTCAACCACTTAAAGATGGACTCTGCTGTTGAATATACAGAGAATATTAGCGAAGCAGATGCAATACTTGCACTACTGtccaaaataaagaaaaattctCGGATTCAGGCTGCTGCTCACTCTAATGACATACCTATATATGTCACAAAA ACAAGCTCGATGACTCAGTTGACAAAGGCCATAGAGGCATTATTGACGGATTATGATAATGATTTTGAAGATATCGAAGATGAATATTCTCAGATAAATGAATCAGAGAAGGCTGATGCTTTGGAG GAAGCCAGGATTGCCATTGAACAGGTTGTTATCCCGAAAGGAGAACCTGTAGAATTACTTCCAAGGCCATCCAATGTTATGCTTCTTCAGAAGGAACTAATTCGTAAATATAAGCTACAAGCACAAAAAGTTGGTTCCGAGGCGGATGTAAGGCTTCGTATCCTACCATTTCAAGGTCTTACAGAAGAAAAAGATCACGATGATGATGTCGATGATGATGAGTTTAGTGAGTTGTCTGAAACAAATGGCTCGCCCTACCCAGTGAATAGATTGCCCCTTCTGCCTAACTAG